One Argentina anserina chromosome 6, drPotAnse1.1, whole genome shotgun sequence genomic window, ACTGCATTAAAAAGATGAATTGTCATATTACATGGTTGTTCACCGTGGATTAGTGTCCAGCTTATTAGAAGACATCTGAAGACCACATATTGCCATTGGTAGTACCGTAGTATTCCACCATGGGGTAATcggaaaaaatatattttcttattggAGTCATTGGCTTTGTTAATATACATATCCAAGCTCACACGAAATTatcataaaataaatttaaaatataatttatctGATATGTTATAAGTATATGTAGATagattaatttatttatctttATACACTAGTCTCCTAtgataatttaaaattatatagaggtacagaaaaaaaaattgaatgtgACTGGTGATAGACATTTTCTtcttattattaaaaaatgtACAAAGTTTCCAACTTGAATTGAATCAGgttaatgaaaatgaaatatagcCGAGATACGACCTCCGGAATGATACAATCGGGCCGGGTATAAAAATCAGCCCAATAGTAATAGACCCGGTCACCCAAAACCTTCCCCTCGCGCGAAATGCGGAACAGGGTTTTACCAAAGTAGCAACAACTGAGAGACTTTTCTTTGAACTCCTGAGATTTCAAGAAAGGAATAAATTTCACGTGGCGGAGACGCCCGTCTCTTGAAACTTGAAGCCGATGCGTGCGACCCTTCTCCAGGTTTCATTTCCACTCTGCGCCTTTTTGTTTTGTCTCTGTTTTCTTGGATTTGTATCACTCCATCTccagtttggatttgatttcaTGGAATATGAAACCGCCACACAGTTGTAGTAGCACTTTCTGGCTGTTCTGCTTCTGGGTTCTTTGTATTTTCATGATTTATGATGCCAACATTTAATGCTGCcaaatacatatatgtattaagtgtatatttgttgatgattttctttcaactgaaaCCGATGATTGGAACTATATACTTTGCCAAATCGGAGATAACTAAACTTTAGTGCCTATTTCTGATCCTGTGCTTGTGTTGatgatatttgttttattcttATGTTCACTTGTTGAGCTTACATTTAGCATACTCTCATTTCCGCTATATCTATGGCATGGGTTGGACTGTTGAAGCTTCATTGTATTTGGACTACTTTATCGGTCTTCCAAGGATTTGTAGAGTTACATTGCATGCGTAGCTTTGATTTTCAAGCCTCGGGATCAATTTGGCTCATGCTACAGTGAGCTGGTTACTTTTATGGGTTGGTAATTCTTGTAGATGACTTTATAGTCTCTTGTTTTATCTGTTCCCAGCATGTTTATTCTTTGTGGTTGAATTTCATTTGTTTAGCGTATTTGAATTGCCATTGATATACATCTAGTTGTGTGGATATGATACACAATAGATCAACCCACCACCTTGATCTTTAGCACTATGTTGTATCTGTTATTTCCTCTGTATTTGTATAGCATGTCTTCATTCAGATGTTAGACTTTCAACAACTTTTTATCAGGTAATCCTTGAGGTTCCAATCCTCTAGTTTGTCTGCGGTCAGGAGAAGTCCTCTCGTGCAGTTGCATATTCCATGATGGGGCGAAATTCAACGCATCATTCCATTCCCTCAGTACAGGATCATGGATCTCGTCGTAGCAGAAGTCCCTCTAGGAAGAGTCAATATCAAACAGAAAGATCATATATGTGTCATAGAAATTCTCACAAAGACAGTTCTCCACCGAATGAGAGATATTCAACTCGCCCCAAGTTTCCCAAGGATGCAAGGCCACCCTCTCCTTACTATCCTTTTCCGCAGGCAAAAAGGTTAGGAAGAGCTGAAGCTGGAGGAGTGCCTGAGACAGAACAGGAAAGGATTAATGGTAGGAAGATTGGTCGGAATTTCCAGGAAGATGGTGGAAGTGATAGAAAGGAAAAAATTTCGGGAAGGAATGTTATTGATGGTAAATTTTCAAGATCTTGGCATGGTACTTCTTCATCCGATAGAGACCGCAGGAGTAGACATAGACACGTACCTCAGCGTACTGGTGATACAAGAGATGAGGAGAAAGTAATTGAGGGCCATAACAGAAATCATAGCAGATGGATTGATAGAAGCATGCATAGGGAATACAAGACTGAAAGAATGGAGAGAATGACAGCAGAAGACAGTTGGGGTCATCTGTCTTCCAGATCAAGGCATACTACTTCATCAGATCAACAACACAGGAGTAGAGATAGATCTTACTCACCTCAACATTTTTATGATACAAGACATGGGAAGAAAGTAATTCAGGAACATGAACAAAACCATGGCAGAGTGAATCATATAAGTATGCATATGGAATATGACACTGAAAGAATGGAGAGAATGATGGCAAAAGAGAGCACTAGTTACAGGTCTTCAAGACCAATGCGTGGTTCTCCATCAGATCGAAACCACAAAAGTAGATATAGTTTTCAATTACCTCAACATACTGTTGATATAAGAGTCAACGAAAAAGTAATTATGTGCCGTGAAAGAAATTATAGCAGAGGAAATTATAGAAGTATACATAGGGAAAATGATACCGATAGAACGGAGTGGTTGACAGCAAAAGAGAATACTGTTCATAGGTTTTCAAGATCAATTCACGGTCATTCTCCATCAGATCGACATTGGAGTACTGGAGATAGATATAATCAGTCGCTTCAACATGCTGATGATACAAGAGATGAGGAGAAAGTAATTGGAGGTTGTCAAAGAAATAATGGGAGAGGGAGTTATAGAAATATGCACAAAGAATATGAGACTGAAAGAATAGAGAGAAGGACAGCAAAAGACTGTTCTAGTCATTGGTCTTCAAGATCAGGACATGGGCAATTGATTTCTCCATTGGATGAACACCACAAGAACGGACACCGAACTCATTTCACTGGACAAGCTGCAGATAGTGAAGCTCACAATGAGGTGTCTGGTGATTTATACTCCCTCTTCCATTGCAACAACTTTGTTTTGAACTTCATTGCTTATCTGAATGACGAGTACAAATGGTTTTTCATATGCATGTTGATTGACAAAGTTTCTTTGGTATAGAATTAGTACTGAACTTCCATCCAaacattatttatattttaagaATCTGTATATttcaattataattattgtttATGAGTCCCTCACATGTAATTTGTTTGTGGTTTCATGTTCATTTCTTTCACTTCCTACCATATATATTACGTACATAAAATCTCTGTGTGGATTTGGTGACCGGCGACGCACAACGATGGCGCGGATGGTGCCGGCCGTGCTCCCCCTCCCGGCACGGTGTCTGCCGGATCTCGAAATTTTTGCACGGTGTccaaaaacttgaaatttcgagattcTGGCCGGTGTGGGCCGGCGATATAGCTCCGGCCGGCACCATCTGCAACGTCGCCGGTTGCTGGAATTGCCGAATCTGCACCGTGTGGGCGTCCGCAGCTGAGAAGccctatatataatatagtctGTCTATGCTACGGATGGTCCGCACCGTGTGGATTCGGTGATTCCAGCCACCAGCGACGGCGCCGACCAACATAGCCACACCCCTCCTCCTGGCGCTCTTGTATGTGCTGGCCGGAGCTGCAGTGCcgacccacggcggccggaatctcgaaatttcaagtttctgggCACCGTATGGAGATTTCGAGATTCAGACCGCCGTAGGCCGGCGTtgcagctccggccggcacataTAGGAGCGCCAGGAGGAAGGGAGTGCAGCTATGCTGGTCGGCACCATCATTGCGTGTCGCCGGTGGCCGGAATCGCCGAATCTGCACGGTGCAGACTGTCCGGTCGTCCGCATCTgagaatttatatttatttatatatattcaggAGTCTTTCATATGTAGATAGTGTATTTGGTGTTGCACCTTTGCTTGACATAATAGCAGCTCTCTTCTCCTACTTTTTGGTTATATATGTAAATGATTCTCAGTAACTGCGCAAAGTTGGGGTAGATCTTGCTATTCCTTACCCCTTCCAAGTATCATGATATTCATATCATTTTTAACTCGACTTGCAGCAAAAAATTTCGTTTGAGTTATCTGGAAACCTTGCTGTGGAAGGCAGTAGATTCAGGGGTGAGTCTTCATTTCTTGATTTTGGAacaatcaatttttttcatactTAGTTGGCTTTTTATTGTaaattatttttcctttttcgtAAATGTCGGTGTGGCAAGACTCCACTAATTTGAACGGGTTTAAGTTTAAAAGCCAGCCCCCAGCAATCTTTTATCATTGAATGTAAATGAACCGACAGCAATCTTTTATCTGTTCCCTTTATTATCAAATATGGCAGGAGATGGCCTTAAGAAGAAGCTTATTTCGAGTAATGAGAATGATGGTGAGAAACACTATGATAATGAAAGAACACAAGTCATATGTACGCTGAATTTAGCACCAAGAAAAAAGAAGCTTCTTGTGTTCGATCTCAATGGCTTACTAGTCTACAGAGCTTTCTGTTTCAACACGAGTGTTATTCCAAGGGATCGTGCTCCTGATGGGAAATGTGGAAACCATCTAGGTAGTGATGTAAACTGTTATTTGTTCAGTCTAATCATTTGTGAAATTGTGGATAACAATTTATTGAACATATACAAAGAGTTTAGTTTGACAATAATCAAATTTTTGATGCTGTAGTATTCAAAAGACCTTTTGCTGAGGAGTTTATGCTATTCTGCCTTGAAAGATTTGAAGTTGGAATATGGACATCTGCTCTGGAGTCAGCATTTCATTTATATCGTTTTTCAAGAAAACAATTTTTGTTTACCTATGACATGTctctaatattttttaatgATTGGTCAACAGGAAAAATGTGGATGGCGTCTTGGACTGTTTGATGGAAAAGCTGAGAAGCAGACTCATATTTGTGTGGGTAAGTTGGAGCAGCTTAATCCTTGGTAAAGATAGGAAGCGTTGAATATTTGACGAGGAACAATTACTTATATTCCTTTGTTCAACAGGATCAGCATCAATGTACTGATTCTGGGTTCAAGTCCctggaaaagaaaatgaagcctCTGTTTTTCAAAGACCTGAAGAAAGTATGGGATCAGTTTAAGGGAAAGTTTTCTGCATCTGATACTCTATTGATTGATGATCAGCCGTACAAGGCCCTTCTGAATCCTGTAATATCTTCAAATCCTATTCCTTTTCTCTGTTCTACCATATTAGGAAAAGTTTATACATATATCCAAATTCTAGGCCCTCTAAAGACATCTAGCCAAACTTTTGAGATATATACAATGATACACTTCAGTGTTTAACCTTTTCAAATAGTACCTTTGGATTCTCCTTAGAAACACTCGAGTTCTTAAAATTCTAGAATCTAAAAGAGTTGGCAATGTCTTTAAGGGGTCCAAGTTTGGggtattttactatttttgTAAATTTCTGTTATGATCTATCTAATTCATGATGCCTGCAGCCTTACTCAGGGATTTTCCTGGATCCCTACGTTCCCGATAATGGTAGTGACAATGCTTTAGGTAAGAAACACATTGTGTGcagtatttgaaaattttgcagTTGCTTTGTCTAATAGGTGGTCTTGTTGAAATTGTGAATGAATAGATCCAAAGAAAGAGTTGGGGGAGTATTTGTCTGGTCTTGCGGTTGCAGATGATGTACAGCTTTATGTGAAGCAAAATCCATTTGGCCTGCCTGCAATTTCGTCTAGACATCCTGATTGGAATTTTTACTCGGCTGTAATCCGAAAACTTGGAAAGTATCTGTAGTCTTAAAATTCGGCTTCAATAAACTGATGAAACCGGATTCTTACCTTATGGTTGTATTTGACTGTTGAGTTCAACTTCTGCTAGTCTCATTTAAACATTTCCTCTCGCGTGTTCTTTGTCTGCATCACCTACAGGCAACAGACAAGTCACCGGTGAATGATGAAATCATAACAAAATTCTTTGATAAAGACTTCAGATGTCAGCTGTATAATTGATTTGTTCTTTTCGATTTGCAGCTGCATGTGCCCTACTTGTCTTTATACACCTCATGATATGTAATAACCTAATCGTAGCAAATTGTGACCTATGAGTATCAGGTGTTATGGATGACTCTTTCGTCCTCAACATGCATGTATTGGTGACACATTGACAGGTTTGATTTTAAAACGTTGATAATCATGTTACAAGGTACCTTTGTATGTTGGAACTTGGAACACAATATAAGAGCAGTAATTTGTGAAAATGACAGTCAAAACaatttaaaaaatcaaaagatgGAAGAATGATGAGGTGAGTCAAAATGATGAACTGTCATCCACTCTTCCATATTGCGTTAAGAAACCTTTGGAATTTACAGATGCTCCATTCGGATTCCCATATGTTAAAATGAACCTTGGGAATTAAACCATGCCTTGATTAAGAGGAGTTGAATGACCACAGAAAAAACGATTGATTTCAGAAACTCATATATAAATAACTACCGCTGCATGCTCGTCTTACACAACAAATGATGGCAGAAAAAAATAAGAGCAAAATTGTATGTTGAGATGAAGTGTTAGGGTGttgatttatttatcttaGTTGACTAAGGAATAGCTTGTAGTGTCATTCATTTCGTTAATGCTCAAACGCAGCGTTTTGGTTGTTAACCTGTGACATGTTTTGATGAGTGTCGAGAAGACACGacatattttcttctttctatGTTTTCCAATTTCGTTCTTCAATTATTGTTCATTCATTTCTTGTCTTCAATACTACTCAAAACCCAGAAGTTAGggctaaaaccctaaaaaatCTGGTATCATAGCCCTCGATTCTGAGGGCGATGGGCAAATCCAGAGCGTCGATGAGTGCCGGAATGTCTTTGAGCGCCGATGTGGCTCAGGTGGAGCTTGCATTGCAGGTTCACCGGGATGAGACTTCTACGCAATTCAGTAAGGTCCAGAGCTCCATTGCTGACGTTCAGGAGTCAATGACGAACGTTCAGTCCACGGTGACCTCACTCAAGTAGGAGATCTTGTCGGAACTTCGCCTCTTGCTCATGGAGGCGAGACTCGTGCCTCCAGTCACTCCTAGTGTGCTACCCACTACTTCTTAACCATTGTTGACTGTTGGATCTGCTTCACTCTTGTCTAGCTCGGTTGGGTCGTCTCTTGTGACCACCGTTGTAGTTACGACCATGGTCACTACTTCCACCACCTCGCTTGTTCTGCCGGGTTTTTCCACAACCTCGTCCAGCACTACCTCAGTCGTCTCAGCTCTGGGTGGTTATGTTGCTTCTTCCACTTCGTTGACATATAAGAAATTGGGACATCAGGATGTCATGCTTGGTTTAGCTCGGAGTGCTGCTCACACCATACCTATTGGTACTCATGTGTTTTCTCTTGCACCTGGTGTTAGTGCTCGCTCTGCGCAGGCCTCGACTACGAGTATGGCAGGTTTATATCAACGTCCTAAGCCCACATTGTCGCTGAGTGGGTTGGGAGGGCTTGATTCTCGCCTTAACTCCTATTTTCAACACAAAAATGGCAATGGCTCTCCATATAATGGTACCGGTCCTCCATCTCACCATTATGGTTATGATAACTACAATTATGGTTCAGCTCCTTATACTCGTTACAGTGAAGTTGGTTCGAGTGTGTATAGGCCACCTTTGAGTATGCATTTTTCCATTGGTTCTCCTGCCTATAGTCAAGTGCAACTTCCCGATTCAACAACATTGTTGCCTTCCCACTCATTCAATCCTTATGCTGCTCCACCAATTCCCTGCTACATGGCCATCTATTCCTCATACAAGTTTTTGGGAGATGCCCTTTGATCACTCTATGCCTTCTATGAGACAAATGAAGTTGGATTTGGTTCATTTTAGTGGGGGAGATCCCACTGAGTGGTTGCATACTGCTGAATAATTTTTTGATTTCTACAGGGTACTGGAGGAGAAGAAAATGACTATTGATTCTATGAATTTGACAGAGAAAGCCTCAAATAGGTGGTATTTGTTTAAGCATGAGTTTCCTCCAACATGGCAAGGGTTGTTAGACTTGTTGATGAGGGAATTTGGAGGATACAACAAGGGCGATATCAAGCTGCGCTTGGTAGGATGTCTCAATCTAGTAGTGTTGATGCTTATATGGAACAATTTGTAAAACTTTCTCAGCATGTGCCTGAATTCTCTCAGGATACATTATGTTCATTTTTCATTAAAGGATTGAAGAAGGAAATCAAGTGTCATGTGAAGGCTTGAGACCAAAGAGTTTGTATGAGGCATTTGATCTTGCTCGTATTTTTGAAGATACTGATTGGGGATAGAAAACGCAGGGCAAGAGCCATACACCACACACTTGGAGTTATTCCACAGCTACTTCCAACACATCCGCAATAGGCAATTCACAGAAAATCCCTCGGCAACAAGGTCATGGGGACAATCGAGGGAATACTTCAAACATAAGGCTCACTCAAGCAGAGTCCGATGAACACAAGGCCAATAAACAATGTTTTGCTTGTCATGGTCCATGGAAACCAAGGCATAAATGAAAGAAAGTGCAGGGGCGCTTGATGGCACTAGAGATAGTTCAAGATGACGCTGCAGGTGTCTCTAGTGAGGAAGAAGCTATTGATCTTGTTGATGATAATACTAAAGCAGTTGTGACACATGAGCCAAAGTTGCAACTGCAAATTATGGGAGGCCAATAAGATTTAGAAACTATGCAACTTAAAGGAGTGTTTGGTAACAAGAGTATACATGTCTTAATTGATACTGGCGcttcacataattttatacatCCTGCACTACTGAAATTGATGAGAGCAAAGATCATGCAAATACAACCATTGAAGGTAAGATTGGCTAGTGGGGCTTTGATGCAAACAAGTGGTTTGGCTAGGGTTGAATTACAAGTACAAAACTATATATTCACATGTGATTTTTATGTGCTACCTATTTCTGGttgtgagattgttttagGTGTTGCTTGGTTGAGATCACTGGGAGACATAACTTGGAATTTTGGAAGCATGGTGATGTCTTTTTTTCAAAGACCAAATTCAATATGTGTTGTAAGGAGAGAACAGTCCTCAAGCTTCAGTCATTACATGCAAGGCTATGTCGAGGTTATTGGGAAATTGAGGCTGTGATGGTAGAATTAAGCCCTCTTGGGGTACTTAATACAGGGAAGGATAAGGAAAAGTTTAAAGTGCATCTTGAGATCCAAATGTTACTAAAGTTAGGGTGTTGACTTCTTTATCTTAGTTGACTAAGGAATAGCTTGTAGTGTTGTTCATTTCGTTAATGCTCAAATGCAGCATTTTGGTTGTTAACTTGTGACCTGTTCTGACGAGTGTCGAGTCGACACGTGTTTGACATGAAATGGTCTCTTGTATTTATCCTCAGCTGTGTTGTATTGAATGCTATCGATGAATTAAAAgcatattttttcttctttctgcgTTTTCCAATTTCGTTCTTCAATTATTGTTCATTCATTTCTTGTCTTTAATACTACTCAAAACCCAGAAGTTAGGGCTGAAACCCTAATATGAAGATAATCACAGTGATGCTGAAGATAGCAAACACACATTGGATTACTTGGCTCTCCCTCTTAAGAAACTCACTCTCGGtccagaaaagaagaagaaggttctAGTTATTAGTCTTGAAGAGTACATCGCActgaaaaactcaaaatcccgAAAAGTTGCTATCCAGATGTAGCATATGTTAACTTTAAGGGTATACAGTGGCGGATTCAGGATTTATAACTCGGGGGAACTTGAATTTTTTCCACAACGGCCGAAGTGCCAAAAATTTATAGCGCATAAAATATTCAACTATAATATATTAAATGTATACCATGTTGGTGT contains:
- the LOC126797713 gene encoding uncharacterized protein LOC126797713 → MMGRNSTHHSIPSVQDHGSRRSRSPSRKSQYQTERSYMCHRNSHKDSSPPNERYSTRPKFPKDARPPSPYYPFPQAKRLGRAEAGGVPETEQERINGRKIGRNFQEDGGSDRKEKISGRNVIDGKFSRSWHGTSSSDRDRRSRHRHVPQRTGDTRDEEKVIEGHNRNHSRWIDRSMHREYKTERMERMTAEDSWGHLSSRSRHTTSSDQQHRSRDRSYSPQHFYDTRHGKKVIQEHEQNHGRVNHISMHMEYDTERMERMMAKESTSYRSSRPMRGSPSDRNHKSRYSFQLPQHTVDIRVNEKVIMCRERNYSRGNYRSIHRENDTDRTEWLTAKENTVHRFSRSIHGHSPSDRHWSTGDRYNQSLQHADDTRDEEKVIGGCQRNNGRGSYRNMHKEYETERIERRTAKDCSSHWSSRSGHGQLISPLDEHHKNGHRTHFTGQAADSEAHNEQKISFELSGNLAVEGSRFRGDGLKKKLISSNENDGEKHYDNERTQVICTLNLAPRKKKLLVFDLNGLLVYRAFCFNTSVIPRDRAPDGKCGNHLVFKRPFAEEFMLFCLERFEVGIWTSALEKNVDGVLDCLMEKLRSRLIFVWDQHQCTDSGFKSLEKKMKPLFFKDLKKVWDQFKGKFSASDTLLIDDQPYKALLNPPYSGIFLDPYVPDNGSDNALDPKKELGEYLSGLAVADDVQLYVKQNPFGLPAISSRHPDWNFYSAVIRKLGKYL